CACTCGCTCCACGACCCGGCGTACAACTTGCCCAGCGGATAACCGGCCAGGCACAGCGCGAACAGGTTATGGCAGGCGGTTACGCCCGAGCCGCAATAGGCGACCAGCTTCTCAGGTGCGCGACCTTGCAGCTTGGCGGCGAAGCGTTGCTTGAGCTGCTCGGGACTCAAAAAGCGTCCGTCCGGCCCGAGGTTTTCGTTGAAAGCCGCACACTGCGCGCCGGGAATATGTCCGGCAACCGGGTCGATGGGTTCGACTTCACCCCGGAAACGCGCCTCGGCCCGGGCATCGATCAATGTCATATCCGGGTTGCCCAATTTCGCCTGCAGGTGCTCGGCGTCGATCAGCAACGACTTGTCCGGCTGCCCGTTGAAATGACCGATTTTTTTATCCGGTGCATCAAGACTCAACGGCAAGCCCGCCGCATGCCAGGCTTTCAGGCCGCCATCGAGAATGAACACGCCATCACGCTTGCCCAGCCAGGCCAGCAACCACCAGGCGCGGGCCGCGAATGCACCCGGACCATCGTCGTAAAGGACGACGTCGCTGTCCGCGTTGACGCCCAGAACCTGCAAACGCTGCACCAGCGTTTGAGGATTCGGCAGCGGATGGCGACCGGTTTTGCCTTTGCTGACCGGACCGCTGAGATCGCGCTCCAGGTCGGCAAAACAGGCGCCGGCAATGTGCCCTTCGGCGTAGCTGCGCTGCCCATATTCCGGATCTTCGAGGGCGAAGCGGCAATCGAGAATCACCAGCGCGTCTTTCTCCTGGCGCTCGGCCAGTTGGAGTGGGCTGATCAGTTGCGCGATAGACATGACTGGCTCCTTAAATTGTTCATTATTTGATCGAAACCTGGAAAGCCTTGAATCACACCGTTTGTGCCAATGCTTCGTGCAGCGGCACATAAAACTCTGAACACAGGGCGCTCACTTCATCACGTGCCTGAGCCGTGACATAGCCGAATTCCAGCATCAACACCTGGTAAACCCCGCGCCGCATGGCGTTTTCGTTCAGATGACTGCTGTTCTCCCGGGTCGTGCAGAGAAAACGCACCCAGGACGTCAGGATGATCCAGGTGTTGAGGGTCAGCGACTCGATCTGCACCTCATCCATATCCAGAATGCCAGCCTCGACAAAACCGCCATAGATCGCCATGGCCTGGATCAAACAATGCTGGGAAAAACGACGGTAGCGGTCGGCAAGCTCCGGATCGGTATCGAGCAAGTACTCCAGATCCCGATGCAGGAAACGATAGCGCCACATGCCGTCGAGTATTTCCAGCAGGTAATAACGCTTGTCTTCGACCGTCGGCAAACGCCCGCCAGGTGGACGCAGAAAGGTGTTTACCAAGGTTTCGTATTCGCTGAACAGCTCGGCGATGATCGCCTGCTTGTTGGGGAAGTGGTAGTACAGATTGCCCGGCGAAATCTCCATGTGCGCAGCGATGTGATTGGTGCTCACACTGCGCTCGCCCTGCAGATTGAACAGCTCAAGGCTGTTCTGCACGATGCGTTCACGGGTCTTGATGCGTGGGGCCATGCTCAGCTCGGTCGCTCGGGTGTTATTGGAATGAGACGGATGTTAACGCAAGTGCTGCCCGATCGCTGCCTCGCCGGGCGGGTGATTTTCTTGCCCGAGGTACAAATTGACTTTCTAGAGCATCTACTCTAGAACCAAAGCACAACGTCGATAAAGGAAGCCGCGTATGTCCGCCGAACCCGCCTGGAAGCCCGCAACGCAGCAGCCGCTCAGCGAACTGCTCGCGCTGCAGCGCAAGGCGTTCGCCGCCAACCCCATGCCGACCGCCGGCCAGCGTCGGCAATGGCTCAACACCCTGCGCGACCTGCTCAGCGCCGAGCGCGAAGCGCTGATTGCGGCGATCAGCAGCGATTTCAGTCACCGCAGCGCCGATGAAACCCTGCTCGCCGAGTTGATGCCCTGCCTGATGGGCATCGATGACGCACGAAAGAATCTACAGAAATGGATGAAACCGGCACGGCGCAAGGTTGGCATCGCCTTTCAGCCGGCGTCGGCGAAGGTCGTGTATCAGCCGCTGGGCGTGGTTGGGGTGATCGTGCCGTGGAATTACCCGCTGTTTCTCGCAGTAGGGCCGATGATCGGCGCGCTGGCAGCTGGTAATCGGGTGATGCTCAAGCTCAGCGAGTCGACGCCCGCTACCGGTGAACTGCTCAAGCGGCTATTTGCACAGGTATTCCCGGAAGATCTGGTCGCGGTGGTGCTGGGCGAGGCCGAGGTCGGCATCGAGTTTTCCAGGCTGGCGTTCGACCACTTGTTGTTTACCGGCTCGACCAGTATCGGCAGGCAGGTGATGCGCGCCGCCGCCGAAAATCTCACGCCGGTGACGCTGGAACTGGGCGGCAAGTCGCCGGCTATCGTTTCCGTTGACGTGCCGCTCAAGGACGCTGCCGAACGGATAGCCTTCGGCAAGACTTTGAACGCCGGGCAAACCTGTGTCGCGCCGGATTACGTGCTGGTACCGGAAGATCGTGTCGAGGGTTTCGTCGAAGCTTACCGGCACGCGGTGCTCGGGTTTTATCCGACGCTGACCGACAACCCGGATTACACGGCAATCATCAATCAGCGACAACTGACGCGCCTGACCGGCTACCTCGAAGACGCCACCCGCAAGGGCGCCAGAGTAATTACGCTATACGATCAGGGCCAGGACCGGCGCATGCCGTTCAGCCTGTTGCTCAATGTCAGCGACGACATGCTGGTCATGCAGGATGAAATCTTCGGGCCATTGCTGCCGATCGTGCCGTACAACCGCATCGACCAGGCATTTGCCTACATCAATCAGCGCCCTCGCCCGCTGGCCTTGTATTACTTCGGCTACAACAAGGCCGAACAACAGCGCGTACTGGAACAAACCCATTCTGGCGGCGTGTGTCTGAACGACACGCTGCTGCACGTTGCCCAGGACGACTTGCCTTTCGGCGGCGTCGGCCCTTCCGGCATGGGCCATTATCATGGCCGCGAAGGGTTTCTGACCTTCAGCAAGGCCAAGGGGGTGTTCATCAAACAGCGATTCAACGCCGCCCGGCTGATCTATCCGCCCTACGGCAAGGCGATTCAACGGTTGGTGTATCGGTTGTTTATTCGGTGAGGAGCCCGGTTTTATCATTGTGGGAGCGAGCTTGCTCGCGAAGACCGCCGAGTGTCCGACACATCATTGGGGCGTGAAATATTGCCTTCGCGAGCAAGCTCGCTCCCACGGTTTGCCGCGTAACAATCTCCACCGCCGACTTGGCCCATGGGGATTGCTGCGATACCATCCGATTCCCCAAGGACTCCGACCAGGACGACGCGATGAACCGAGTGTTGTATCCAGGCACCTTCGACCCGATTACCAAGGGCCATGGCGATCTGGTCGAACGCGCCTCGCGCCTGTTCGACCAAGTGGTCATTGCCGTGGCCGCCAGCCCGAAGAAAAACCCGCTTTTCCCTTTGGAACAGCGAGTGGAGCTGGCCCGCGAGGTCACCAAACACCTGCCGAATGTCGAGGTGGTGGGCTTTTCAACGTTGCTCGCCCACTTCGCCAAGGAACAGAACGCGAATATTTTTCTACGCGGCCTGCGGGCAGTTTCCGACTTCGAGTACGAGTTTCAACTGGCGAACATGAACCGCCAACTGGCACCGGACGTGGAAAGCCTGTTTCTCACCCCGTCAGAGCGTTATTCGTTCATATCTTCCACATTGGTCCGTGAAATTGCGGCTTTGGGCGGGGATATCACCAAATTTGTGCATCCGGCTGTCGCCCAGGCGCTTACCGAACGTTTCAAGCGCTAAGCTCTTTATCGGCAACGCCAGGGTGCATCGAATCTTGTAATGCGGCACAATTCGCCGCATTAGATTTCATATGCCCCGGCGCTGTCCGCGGCAGGAGTGCTTCATGTCCCTGATCATCACTGACGATTGCATCAATTGCGACGTTTGCGAACCCGAGTGCCCGAACGAGGCGATTTCTCAAGGCGAAGAGATCTACGTGATCAATCCAAGCCTGTGTACCGAATGTGTTGGCCATTACGACGAGCCGCAGTGTCAGCAAGTCTGCCCCGTG
This genomic window from Pseudomonas sp. G.S.17 contains:
- a CDS encoding sulfurtransferase; this encodes MSIAQLISPLQLAERQEKDALVILDCRFALEDPEYGQRSYAEGHIAGACFADLERDLSGPVSKGKTGRHPLPNPQTLVQRLQVLGVNADSDVVLYDDGPGAFAARAWWLLAWLGKRDGVFILDGGLKAWHAAGLPLSLDAPDKKIGHFNGQPDKSLLIDAEHLQAKLGNPDMTLIDARAEARFRGEVEPIDPVAGHIPGAQCAAFNENLGPDGRFLSPEQLKQRFAAKLQGRAPEKLVAYCGSGVTACHNLFALCLAGYPLGKLYAGSWSEWITDPKHEVATGAA
- a CDS encoding TetR/AcrR family transcriptional regulator, with amino-acid sequence MAPRIKTRERIVQNSLELFNLQGERSVSTNHIAAHMEISPGNLYYHFPNKQAIIAELFSEYETLVNTFLRPPGGRLPTVEDKRYYLLEILDGMWRYRFLHRDLEYLLDTDPELADRYRRFSQHCLIQAMAIYGGFVEAGILDMDEVQIESLTLNTWIILTSWVRFLCTTRENSSHLNENAMRRGVYQVLMLEFGYVTAQARDEVSALCSEFYVPLHEALAQTV
- a CDS encoding coniferyl aldehyde dehydrogenase → MSAEPAWKPATQQPLSELLALQRKAFAANPMPTAGQRRQWLNTLRDLLSAEREALIAAISSDFSHRSADETLLAELMPCLMGIDDARKNLQKWMKPARRKVGIAFQPASAKVVYQPLGVVGVIVPWNYPLFLAVGPMIGALAAGNRVMLKLSESTPATGELLKRLFAQVFPEDLVAVVLGEAEVGIEFSRLAFDHLLFTGSTSIGRQVMRAAAENLTPVTLELGGKSPAIVSVDVPLKDAAERIAFGKTLNAGQTCVAPDYVLVPEDRVEGFVEAYRHAVLGFYPTLTDNPDYTAIINQRQLTRLTGYLEDATRKGARVITLYDQGQDRRMPFSLLLNVSDDMLVMQDEIFGPLLPIVPYNRIDQAFAYINQRPRPLALYYFGYNKAEQQRVLEQTHSGGVCLNDTLLHVAQDDLPFGGVGPSGMGHYHGREGFLTFSKAKGVFIKQRFNAARLIYPPYGKAIQRLVYRLFIR
- a CDS encoding YfhL family 4Fe-4S dicluster ferredoxin, coding for MSLIITDDCINCDVCEPECPNEAISQGEEIYVINPSLCTECVGHYDEPQCQQVCPVDCIPLDETHVESKDELMAKYLILTSKV
- the coaD gene encoding pantetheine-phosphate adenylyltransferase, whose protein sequence is MNRVLYPGTFDPITKGHGDLVERASRLFDQVVIAVAASPKKNPLFPLEQRVELAREVTKHLPNVEVVGFSTLLAHFAKEQNANIFLRGLRAVSDFEYEFQLANMNRQLAPDVESLFLTPSERYSFISSTLVREIAALGGDITKFVHPAVAQALTERFKR